In Pyrus communis chromosome 8, drPyrComm1.1, whole genome shotgun sequence, one genomic interval encodes:
- the LOC137743574 gene encoding uncharacterized protein, with translation MNLGDLNKVWEIKTLKRKDREDEARKILEKIALQVQPIMRNHRWRVKILSEFCPNNPRLLGLNVNRGVHVKLRLRRPNKDTDFYPFDQVLDTMLHELCHNVHGPHDAKFYKLWDELRKECEELMAKGITGSGEGFDLPGKRLGFSRPPPLSSLRKTALAAAEKRVLLGSLMSSGPKRLGGDNSIMSALSPVQAAAMAAERRWQDDIWCGSVSFEASKDGECSPDKSDKSENYENIRPNAGSSMSHSGAKAHSSDKLLGTHSGVKAHSSDKLLGKRSRELNTNSHLQSSRSNLGYQFVDLSRDDSISASMIDCDITPQKRSRESGNSSIFHSNHNSRSSVEDMLGVSSSGSMSKNEGTHNPEATALWQCGTCTLLNPPLAPICEVCNAMKPKDVGSNYKFWSCRFCTLENCVKLEKCSACDQWRYSHGAPIASHAPNLGT, from the exons ATGAATCTGGGGGACCTGAACAAGGTGTGGGAAATCAAAACTCTGAAAAGAAAGGATCGGGAAGATGAAGCCAGGAAGATTCTCGAGAAAATTGCCCTACAGGTCCAGCCCATTATGCGCAATCACAGATGGCGCGTCAAGATCCTCTCTGAATTCTG CCCGAACAACCCTCGTCTTCTGGGGTTGAACGTGAACCGCGGCGTGCACGTGAAGCTGAGGCTGCGTAGGCCGAACAAGGATACGGATTTTTATCCCTTTGATCAAGTTCTTGACACAATGCTTCACGAGCTTTGTCACAATGTTCATGGCCCTCACGATGCCAAGTTCTACAAGCTATGGGATGAACTTCGAAAG GAATGTGAGGAGCTGATGGCTAAGGGAATAACTGGCAGTGGAGAGGGGTTTGATCTTCCAGGGAAACGTTTGGGTTTTTCACGTccgcctcctctttcttctctccgGAAAACTGCACTTGCTGCTGCAGAAAAGAGAGTCCTTTTGGGATCCCTGATGTCATCTGGACCTAAGCGTCTTGGTGGTGATAACAGTATTATGTCAGCACTTAGTCCGGTGCAAGCTGCTGCAATGGCTGCAGAGAGGAGATGGCAGGACGATATCTGGTGTGGATCGGTGTCTTTTGAGGCTTCAAAGGATGGAGAATGCAGCCCTGATAAATCAGATAAATCAGAGAACTATGAAAATATAAGGCCAAATGCAGGAAGTTCAATGTCCCACAGTGGTGCAAAAGCACATTCCTCAGATAAATTATTGGGGACTCACAGTGGTGTGAAAGCACATTCCTCAGATAAACTATTGGGCAAAAGAAGTCGTGAACTAAATACCAATAGTCATTTGCAATCTTCCAGATCCAATTTAGGTTACCAATTTGTAGATTTATCGAGGGATGACTCAATATCTGCGTCCATGATCGATTGTGACATCACACCGCAAAAGAGAAGTCGAGAATCAGGAAACAGTTCAATATTTCATTCCAATCATAATTCTAGATCTAGTGTAGAGGATATGTTGGGCGTTTCATCTTCTGGCTCCATGTCTAAGAATGAAGGAACACATAACCCAGAAGCAACTGCTCTTTGGCAGTGTGGAACGTGCACTTTACTGAATCCC CCGTTAGCTCCAATATGCGAGGTTTGTAACGCAATGAAACCAAAGGATGTTGGTTCAAATTATAAATTCTGGTCCTGTAGATTCTGCACTTTGGAAAACTGTGTGAAGTTAGAGAAATGCTCAGCATGTGATCAGTGGAGATATTCACACGGCGCACCAATAGCAAGCCACGCACCAA